One segment of Desmodus rotundus isolate HL8 chromosome 6, HLdesRot8A.1, whole genome shotgun sequence DNA contains the following:
- the ITGB8 gene encoding integrin beta-8 isoform X3, with the protein MPSENEINTQVTPGEVLVQLRPGAEANFMLKIHPLKKYPVDLYYLVDVSASMHNNIEKLNSVGNDLSRKMAFFSRDFRLGFGSYVDKTVSPYISIHPERIHNQCSDYNLDCMPPHGYIHVLSLTENITEFEKAVHRQKISGNIDTPEGGFDAMLQAAVCESHIGWRKEAKRLLLVMTDQTSHLALDSKLAGIVVPNDGNCHLKNNVYVRSTSMEHPSLGQLSEKLIDNNINVIFAVQGKQFHWYKDLLPLLPGTIAGEIESKAANLNNLVVEAYQKLISEVKVQVENQVKGIYVNITAICPDGTRRPGTEGCGSVTSNDEVLFNVTVTMRKCDVTGGKSYAIIKPIGFNETTKIHIHRNCSCQCDDSRGPKRKCVDETFLDSKCFQCEENKCHFDEDRFSSESCKSHEDQPVCSGRGVCICGKCLCHKIKLGKVYGKYCEKDDFSCPYHHGKLCAGHGECEVGRCQCFSGWEGDRCQCPSASAQHCINPKGQVCSGRGTCVCGRCECTDPRSIGRFCEHCPTCHTACNENWNCVQCLHPHNLSQAILDRCKSSCAFMEHYMDQTSECFSSPSYLRIFFIIFIVTFLIGLLKVLIIRQVILQWNSNKIKSSADYRVSASKKDKLILQSVCTRAVTYRREKPEEIKMDISKLSAHETFRCNF; encoded by the exons GAGCTGAAGCTAATTTTATGCTGAAAATTCATCCCCTAAAGAAATACCCTGTGGATCTTTATTACCTGGTTGATGTCTCAGCATCGATGCacaataatattgaaaaattaaattctgtCGGAAATGATTTATCTAGGAAAATGGCATTTTTCTCCCGTGACTTCCGTCTTGGATTTGGCTCATACGTTGACAAAACAGTTTCACCATACATTAGCATCCACCCAGAAAGGATTCATAATCAATGCAG TGACTACAACTTAGACTGCATGCCTCCCCACGGATACATCCACGTGCTGTCTTTGACGGAGAACATCACTGAGTTTGAAAAAGCAGTTCACAGACAGAAGATCTCTGGCAATATAGATACGCCCGAAGGAGGTTTCGACGCTATGCTCCAGGCCGCTGTCTGTGAG AGTCACATTGGATGGAGAAAAGAAGCTAAAAGATTGCTGCTGGTGATGACAGATCAGACATCTCATCTTGCTCTCGATAGCAAATTGGCAGGCATCGTGGTGCCAAATGACGGAAACTGCCACCTGAAAAACAACGTCTACGTCAGATCAACAAGCATG GAGCATCCCTCACTAGGCCAACTCTCAGAAAAGTTAATAGACAACAACATTAATGTCATCTTTGCAGTTCAAGGAAAACAGTTTCATTGGTATAAG GACCTTCTACCCCTCTTGCCTGGCACCATTGCTGGTGAAATAGAATCAAAGGCTGCAAACCTCAATAATTTGGTAGTAGAAGCCTATCAG AAGCTTATTTCAGAAGTCAAAGTGCAAGTGGAAAACCAGGTGAAAGGCATCTATGTAAACATCACTGCCATCTGTCCAGATGGGACCCGGAGGCCGGGCACAGAAGGCTGTGGCAGCGTGACAAGCAATGATGAA GTTCTTTTCAATGTAACAGTTACAATGAGAAAATGTGATGTCACAGGAGGAAAAAGCTATGCAATAATCAAACCTATTGGTTTCAATGAAACCACTAAAATTCACATACACAGAAACTGCAGCTGTCAGTGTGATGACAGCCGAGGACCTAAAAGAAAGTGTGTAGATGAAACTTTTCTCGATTCCAAGTGTTTCCAGTGTGAAGAGAATAAGTGTCACTTTGATGAAGATCGGTTTTCTTCTGAGAGTTGCAAGTCACACGAGGATCAACCTGTTTGCAGCGGCCGAGGAGTGTGTATTTGTGGGAAGTGTTTGTGTCACAAAATTAAGCTTGGGAAAGTATATGGAAAATACTGTGAAAAGGATGACTTCTCTTGTCCATATCACCATGGAAAGCTGTGTGCTG GGCATGGCGAGTGTGAAGTGGGCAGATGCCAGTGCTTCAGTGGCTGGGAAGGAGATCGGTGCCAGTGCCCGTCAGCATCAGCCCAGCACTGCATCAACCCAAAGGGCCAAGTGTGTAGTGGAAGAGGCACGTGTGTATGCGGCAGGTGCGAGTGCACCGACCCCAGGAGCATCGGCCGCTTCTGTGAACACTGCCCCACGTGCCACACAGCCTGCAATGAAAACTG GAATTGTGTGCAATGCCTTCACCCCCACAATCTGTCTCAAGCAATACTCGATCGGTGTAAATCCTCATGTGCTTTCATGGAACATTATATGGACCAAACATCAG AATGCTTCTCTAGCCCAAGctacctgaggatatttttcatcattttcataGTTACATTCTTGATTGGGTTGCTTAAAGTCCTTATCATTAGACAGGTGATATTACAATggaacagtaataaaataaagtccTCAGCAGATTACAGGGTGTCGGCCTCAAAAAAG GACAAGTTGATTCTGCAAAGTGTTTGCACAAGAGCAGTAACCTACCGACGTGAGAAacctgaagaaataaaaatggatatcAGCAAATTAAGTGCTCATGAAACTTTCAGGTGCAActtctaa